In one Umezawaea sp. Da 62-37 genomic region, the following are encoded:
- a CDS encoding MerR family transcriptional regulator, translating into MRMAELSAESGVPVATIKYYLREGLVPAGELTSPNQAQYQARHLQRLKLVRALLDIGGLSIVDAREVVRAIDEKAATHELLGAAQHGLFVRGEEVDDEGRAWAMGHIEKIAEQRQWMVQADDLYVKSLVSLLCTLRDLGQERLIDIFPQYAESADAIAQVDLEAIGDLPTPEVMVESAVIGTVLGDAVFIVLRRLAQQHASRKMFGTGDEEPSA; encoded by the coding sequence ATGCGGATGGCCGAGCTGAGCGCCGAGTCCGGTGTTCCAGTCGCCACGATCAAGTACTACCTGCGCGAAGGGCTCGTTCCCGCCGGGGAGCTGACCAGTCCGAACCAGGCCCAGTACCAGGCGCGGCACCTCCAGCGGCTCAAGCTCGTGCGCGCCCTGCTCGACATCGGCGGTCTGTCCATCGTGGACGCGCGCGAGGTCGTCCGGGCGATCGACGAGAAGGCCGCGACGCACGAACTCCTCGGCGCCGCGCAGCACGGCCTGTTCGTGCGCGGAGAAGAGGTCGACGACGAGGGCCGCGCGTGGGCGATGGGCCACATCGAGAAGATCGCCGAGCAGCGCCAGTGGATGGTCCAAGCCGACGACCTGTACGTGAAATCGCTGGTCAGCCTGCTGTGCACGCTCCGGGACCTCGGTCAGGAGCGGCTGATCGACATCTTCCCGCAGTACGCCGAGAGCGCCGACGCCATCGCGCAGGTCGACCTCGAGGCCATCGGCGACCTGCCGACGCCCGAGGTGATGGTGGAGAGCGCGGTCATCGGCACGGTGCTCGGCGACGCGGTGTTCATCGTGCTGCGCAGGCTCGCCCAGCAGCACGCCTCGCGGAAGATGTTCGGCACGGGCGACGAGGAGCCGTCGGCCTGA
- a CDS encoding STAS domain-containing protein yields the protein MILDTEEVGLAFRLKKVVSIGNNTMERRVGTHMARERATGDSSAGATPITPKAQFKDLSVITRPAPPANAGVVTVDGEVDAASVGALIAAIADARIWLTNIVIDLSGVTAFSAAGISALTTGAPLRLVCSPAVLKVIEACDLEDRWELHKSVFLALAACVSMDFAATSTGPSLALRAVGARRG from the coding sequence GTGATTCTCGACACTGAAGAAGTAGGACTGGCGTTCAGGTTGAAGAAGGTCGTCTCAATCGGGAACAACACGATGGAAAGGCGAGTTGGCACGCACATGGCCAGAGAACGCGCAACCGGGGACTCCAGCGCCGGAGCCACGCCCATCACACCAAAAGCGCAGTTCAAAGACCTGTCCGTGATCACACGGCCTGCCCCTCCCGCCAACGCGGGAGTCGTCACGGTGGACGGGGAGGTGGACGCGGCATCGGTCGGCGCGCTCATCGCCGCGATCGCCGACGCACGAATCTGGTTAACCAACATTGTTATCGACCTGAGTGGCGTCACCGCGTTCTCGGCGGCCGGGATCAGCGCATTGACGACCGGTGCGCCACTGCGATTGGTGTGCTCACCGGCGGTGCTGAAAGTCATCGAGGCATGCGACCTCGAGGATCGCTGGGAACTGCACAAATCGGTGTTCCTGGCGCTGGCGGCCTGCGTGTCGATGGACTTCGCCGCCACCTCGACGGGCCCGTCGCTCGCACTGCGCGCGGTCGGGGCCCGCCGGGGCTGA
- a CDS encoding isoamylase produces MIRVKPSAGGQVNVTFVLSDPPPGHTSVVGCFNDWTPGRHRLVKRSNGTWSTAVRVDTGATLCFRYLASEGVWFDDRDADLARDDRGQLISV; encoded by the coding sequence ATGATCCGCGTCAAACCCTCGGCGGGCGGCCAGGTCAACGTCACCTTCGTGCTGTCCGATCCGCCGCCGGGGCACACCAGCGTCGTGGGGTGCTTCAACGACTGGACGCCGGGACGGCACCGGCTCGTGAAGCGCTCCAACGGCACGTGGTCCACGGCTGTCCGGGTCGACACCGGGGCCACGCTCTGCTTCCGCTACCTCGCCAGTGAAGGCGTCTGGTTCGACGACCGCGACGCCGACCTCGCCCGCGACGACCGCGGCCAGCTCATCTCCGTCTAG
- a CDS encoding S8 family serine peptidase, whose product MLRGKRGLLAGAFLGVLLVSAGGVTGVQAQPAPVDSGPRFIRLANRTFDPLAAQTAASVGNGSYLVQFHGNLTDRQRARLRALGARVGTYVPDFAYVVRMSDTTRKQVERLSFVRATVDFQAADKVDAANPTAGHYLVTLAEQDVEDQRIAADRITALGGRVEQVSASGQHLTVLLGAGQVAAVAGLPEVIAVGAESAPETDMAIARETSGANAIETVGGYTGAGVRGEVMDGGLRATHQEFAARPPVLHGPNSTDTSHGTSTYGEIFASGVSAAHRGMLPDAQGILATYTGKDRYAHTKELVNPSGPYRAVFQSNSWGDALTTSYTSVSAQMDKIVFDTDLLICQSQSNAGTRSSRPQAWAKNVLSVGGQYHFNTADRADDKWNGGGSIGPAADGRIKPDVSNYYDRIDTTSSSGNASYTASFGGTSGATPITCGNAGLLFQMWADGVFSGSPGKAADVFASRPHASTAKALLVNTANQYAFTGTAHDMTRTHQGWGSASVGNLHARAEANGWSLPVLVDETDLVGTGDVKRYPVTSDGTKPLRATLAYTDPAGTPGAALARVNDLTLRLTAPDGTVYYGNNGLSTGVWSTPGGSANKVDNVENVFVDHAAAGTWTVEVIASEVNADGHVETAATDADYALVVS is encoded by the coding sequence ATGCTGCGTGGAAAACGCGGACTGCTGGCCGGCGCCTTCCTCGGAGTCCTGCTCGTCTCCGCCGGTGGCGTCACCGGTGTGCAGGCCCAGCCCGCACCCGTGGACTCGGGGCCGAGGTTCATCCGGCTCGCCAACCGCACGTTCGACCCCCTCGCGGCGCAGACCGCGGCGAGCGTCGGCAACGGCTCCTACCTGGTGCAGTTCCACGGGAACCTGACCGATCGACAACGCGCGCGCCTGCGTGCGCTGGGTGCCCGCGTCGGCACCTACGTGCCCGATTTCGCTTACGTGGTGCGGATGAGCGACACGACCCGCAAGCAGGTCGAGCGCTTGTCGTTCGTGCGTGCGACGGTCGACTTCCAGGCCGCGGACAAGGTGGACGCGGCGAACCCCACCGCCGGGCACTACCTCGTCACGCTCGCCGAGCAGGACGTGGAGGACCAGCGGATCGCGGCGGATCGGATCACCGCGCTCGGCGGCCGGGTCGAGCAGGTGTCGGCCAGCGGCCAGCACCTCACCGTGCTGCTCGGCGCCGGCCAGGTCGCCGCCGTCGCCGGGCTGCCCGAGGTGATCGCCGTCGGCGCGGAGTCGGCGCCGGAGACGGACATGGCGATCGCGCGGGAGACCAGTGGTGCCAACGCGATCGAGACCGTGGGCGGGTACACCGGCGCGGGCGTGCGCGGCGAGGTGATGGACGGCGGCCTGCGCGCGACGCACCAGGAGTTCGCCGCCCGGCCGCCGGTGCTGCACGGCCCGAACTCGACGGACACCAGCCACGGCACGTCCACCTACGGCGAGATCTTCGCCTCCGGCGTCAGCGCCGCGCACCGGGGCATGCTGCCCGACGCGCAGGGCATCCTCGCCACCTACACGGGCAAGGACCGCTACGCGCACACCAAGGAGCTGGTCAACCCCAGCGGTCCGTACCGGGCCGTCTTCCAGAGCAACAGCTGGGGCGACGCGCTCACCACGTCGTACACCTCCGTCTCCGCGCAGATGGACAAGATCGTCTTCGACACCGACCTGCTGATCTGCCAGTCGCAGAGCAACGCGGGCACGCGCAGCTCGCGCCCGCAGGCGTGGGCGAAGAACGTGCTGTCGGTGGGCGGGCAGTACCACTTCAACACCGCCGACCGCGCCGACGACAAGTGGAACGGCGGCGGCAGCATCGGCCCCGCCGCCGACGGCCGGATCAAGCCGGACGTCTCCAACTACTACGACCGCATCGACACCACGTCGTCGTCCGGCAACGCCTCCTACACCGCGTCGTTCGGCGGCACGAGCGGCGCGACCCCGATCACCTGCGGCAACGCCGGGCTGCTGTTCCAGATGTGGGCGGACGGCGTGTTCTCCGGCAGTCCCGGCAAGGCGGCCGACGTGTTCGCGTCGCGTCCGCACGCCTCGACGGCCAAGGCGCTGCTCGTCAACACCGCCAACCAGTACGCCTTCACCGGCACCGCGCACGACATGACCCGCACCCACCAGGGCTGGGGGTCGGCCAGCGTCGGCAACCTGCACGCGCGGGCGGAGGCCAACGGCTGGTCGCTGCCGGTGCTGGTCGACGAGACCGACCTGGTGGGCACCGGTGACGTGAAGAGGTACCCGGTGACGAGCGACGGCACCAAGCCGTTGCGCGCCACGCTCGCCTACACCGACCCGGCGGGCACGCCCGGCGCCGCGCTGGCCCGCGTCAACGACCTCACGCTGCGGCTCACCGCGCCCGACGGCACGGTGTACTACGGCAACAACGGTCTCTCGACCGGCGTCTGGTCCACGCCCGGCGGGTCGGCCAACAAGGTCGACAACGTGGAGAACGTGTTCGTGGACCACGCGGCCGCGGGCACCTGGACCGTCGAGGTGATCGCCTCGGAGGTCAACGCGGACGGCCACGTCGAGACGGCGGCGACGGACGCGGACTACGCGCTGGTCGTCAGCTAG
- a CDS encoding cation:proton antiporter, protein MADAGPIVFAAAGVATLAAALLPRLLNKAPVSMPMVFLAAGALTFAVIDPLPDPDPVRHSSVVLHLTELCVIISLMGAGLALNRPVGWRRWSTTWRLLGITMPLTMVAVAVLGWSVLGFGVAGAVLLAAALAPTDPVLATEVQVAEPADNTDDPEDSDDEARFALTSEAGLNDGLAFPFTYLAIALATTPGDWLPHWLAVDVVWRLAAGLLVGMGTGWLLRKLFFAAPSEKFRLAKHAEGFVALAAVFLAYGVAELANGYGFVAVFVCACTIRAGERSHGYHRVLHQYVEQVERLLTVVVIFLLGGAVATGLFAGIGWREILVALSILLVVRPLAGLIGLAKGRTGPRERVVVSFFGVRGVGSVFYVAYALESAHFLEEGSMWRIVGLVVVGSIVIHGITATPVMRFLDRKRETVASP, encoded by the coding sequence GTGGCGGACGCGGGACCGATCGTCTTCGCCGCTGCGGGTGTCGCCACCCTCGCGGCTGCCTTGTTGCCGCGGCTGCTGAACAAGGCGCCGGTGTCGATGCCGATGGTGTTCCTGGCGGCGGGAGCGCTGACCTTCGCGGTCATCGATCCGCTGCCCGATCCCGACCCGGTCCGGCACAGCTCGGTCGTGCTCCACCTCACCGAGCTGTGCGTGATCATATCGCTGATGGGCGCCGGTCTCGCGCTGAACAGACCGGTGGGATGGCGGCGCTGGTCCACGACGTGGCGGCTGCTGGGCATCACTATGCCGCTGACGATGGTGGCGGTGGCCGTGCTCGGCTGGTCCGTGCTCGGCTTCGGGGTGGCGGGAGCCGTGCTGCTGGCCGCCGCGCTCGCGCCGACGGACCCGGTGCTCGCGACCGAGGTGCAGGTGGCCGAACCCGCCGACAACACCGACGACCCGGAGGACAGCGACGACGAGGCGCGGTTCGCGCTGACGTCGGAGGCCGGGCTGAACGACGGGCTCGCGTTCCCGTTCACCTACCTGGCCATCGCCCTCGCGACCACCCCCGGCGACTGGCTGCCGCACTGGCTGGCGGTGGACGTGGTGTGGCGGTTGGCCGCGGGCCTGCTGGTGGGCATGGGGACCGGGTGGCTGCTGCGCAAGCTGTTCTTCGCCGCGCCGTCGGAGAAGTTCCGGCTGGCCAAGCACGCCGAGGGGTTCGTGGCGCTGGCCGCGGTGTTCCTCGCCTACGGGGTCGCCGAACTGGCCAACGGCTACGGGTTCGTCGCGGTGTTCGTCTGCGCCTGCACGATCCGCGCCGGTGAGCGATCCCATGGCTACCACCGCGTGCTGCACCAGTACGTGGAGCAGGTCGAACGCCTGCTCACCGTGGTGGTGATCTTCCTGCTCGGCGGCGCGGTCGCGACCGGTCTGTTCGCGGGCATCGGCTGGCGGGAGATCCTGGTGGCACTGTCGATCCTGCTCGTCGTGCGCCCGCTCGCGGGTCTGATCGGACTGGCCAAGGGCCGCACCGGACCGCGGGAACGGGTCGTGGTGTCGTTCTTCGGCGTCCGCGGCGTCGGCTCGGTGTTCTACGTCGCCTATGCCCTGGAGTCCGCGCACTTCCTGGAGGAGGGCTCGATGTGGCGGATCGTCGGGCTGGTCGTGGTCGGTTCGATCGTCATCCACGGCATCACCGCCACCCCGGTCATGCGGTTCCTCGACCGCAAACGGGAAACAGTCGCGTCACCGTGA